The nucleotide window GCTGTGATGCCCATGAAGTGGGACGAGCAGGTAATCCTCATGGCTCCAAAGGACGTCATTCTCGAGGGCCTCGTTGAGCTCCTCTCCAGGGCGGGCTTCACCGAGCAGTCTAGGGAGTACAAACGGAAGGGCGGTCTTGAACTGGTCGTTCTCAGGGGGGTTCGTGAAAACCCCTTCACGGGCAGGGACGTTATGAGCGTTGCCTTACTCAGCGGAAGGGCAGATGAAAAGGCCCTGGAGGAGCTTTTGCCGGTAATAAAAGACTCCGGAGTTGTGGTAAATCTGATCCCGGGCCTGGTTCTTTCAGAGGGAAGGGCGATAGGCCCAAAGGAACTTGCGGAGGTCTTCAACCGCTACTCGATCAAACCCCCTGTGAGCCTCGTTGAAAAGCTCCTGCCTGACGTCGTGGAGGGTGAGGAGGAAGGCTTAAAGGAGTTCGTGCTCGACGGCCCCCTGCTGGAAGAGGTTAAGCATGGAGAACTGCTTGAGAGGGTCAAGAGGGTGCTGGGATACAGATACAAGATACCGGGGGAGCGCGTGCACCTTGAGAAACTCACGATAAAGCTCCGGCCCCTGTACGTGACATCCTGGACGCTGGGGGACGGTAAGGTAAGGAGATCCCTTGTGAACGGCGAGAAGGTCAGGCTAAACGCCGAGATCGGAAGGCTCAAGGGGCTCACAATGAGGATCCTGCTCGAGGAGGACGGTAAGGTTCTTGCCTCCGGGCTGGAAGTTGAGGGGCCCGGGGCAAAGGGGGCCGAGGCACTTCTGAGGGAAGAACTCGGTAAAAAGTACGATGACGTGAGGATCCTCGAGACCAAAAGGGCCTACGTGCCGGTTGAGGCTTTCATCGAGTTCTCGGCCGGAAGGAACCGGGGGTCAGCGAGGATAAGGCTTCCGAAGGGAGCTCCATCCGTTTCCCTCAAGAAACTGGAAGAGCCGATCCTCAGGGAGATCGTCTTGGAGCACGTTAAAGGGGTTACCGGTGAAAAACCGCTCAGCCTCACGGTCAAAAACGACAAGAGGCGGCTCCTTAGGGAGTTCATTGGAAAGACCGAGCGCTATCTTTTCGACGTTGCGGTGAACTCGTATTCCGGAGAGGTGGTTGCATCGACGATTTCCCTAACCGAGGAAGCGGTGCTGGCGATAGTTCACTCCAGATACCCCGGCGCAAAGGTCATCGGCGTTGAGAGAAGAAGGGGCGTAACCCTCGTCGATCTGCTGGCGGATGGAAGCCTGTACGTTGTCAGGGTGAACTCCCTCACCGGTGAAGTTGAGGACGTCAAGGCCCTCTACCATCCGAAGGAGATCCTGGAGGAGGGACTCAGGGAGCACGATGGCGTTGTAACTCCCGGTTCCCTCGATCTGGCCGAGTGTCAGGTTAAGAACCACGAGATCGTGAGGGCGGTTTTCAGGGGCGGCGACGGGATCGTTGAGTTCACGTACAACGGGCATAGCGGCGAGATAATTGAGTGGAAGCTGGAGATAAGCCAGGATAAGGCCCTTGAACTGGTCTCGTCCGCGTACCCGGAATTCAAGCCGGTTTTCACCGGCGAGTTTGGGGACCATTACATGATGACCCTCGAGAGCGAAGACCGCATCCTGAAGCTGAGGGTTTTCAAGGACGGAAGGATGGAGAAGCTCGACGAGTTTCTCCGCGAGGCCGCCGTTGAGAGGCGTGCCCTCGAGTACCTCCGAGAAATCGAGCCAAAACCCGTCATAGAGAGCCTCAAGCTTGAGGAGAACTGGGTGGTTGAGTTCACGGGAACGAAGTGGACGGGAACGCTCGTTCTTCACAGATCGAGCGGTGAGCTCTTGAACAGGGAACTTAACCTCACCGAGAAGTTCATGGTGAAGAGCTTCCTCGGCATGATCGCGGAGGAGTACGGGGACAGCGCAAAGGTCGAGGTCGTTTCCCATCACGTTGAGGAGGGCATAGCCGGTCTGAAGGCGGTTGGGGAGAAGGGCTACTACTTCGCGAAGATCGACGTAAGGAGCGGCGAGATAATTGCCCGGGACTTCGTTCCCAAGGGATTGAAGTCGAAGCTGAAGCTCTCGCAGGTGGAGGGGAGATACGTGCGGTGATAGCATGAGGGTGCTCGTTTACAGGAGGTACTCAAAGAGGTACGTGCTTTTCCTGTTCTCACTTCTTCTGCTCGTCGCGGTGATCATCCTCAAGCTCGCCCTTTCCGCGCCTCCTCAGGCTTCAGCTGCCTTCCGTGCCCTTGCAACGGCCCTTGTGGTGGTCTCCCTCTCGGTTTCTCTGTTCGCGGTCAGAAACTACCTCGCCGAGGATCGTGCGCTCAAGGCCTTTCCAGATCAGATGATTGATGGAAAAATACCGTTCCCCACACAGGTTGAGTACGAGCTCGGTGTCTACCGGAGCAGGGGAGAGTGGAAGAGGGGCGGAAGGGGAAGCTACGTAAGTTCACACTCTTTCGACGTCCGGTCGAGGGGCAGTGGATCGGTGATAGAGCTCCCGGAGGGGCCCTTCATCGTCACTATCAAGAGAAACGGCGACGGTTTTATGGAGTTCCCGGCTCTGAGAATTGTTTCCGGCCCGGCTAAGGATCTGCTCTTGCTCGTGGCAACAAAGGATGGGGAAGTTACCGGCTCGGGCAGGATAACACTCACCTGGGAAAGCGACGGGGCGGAGCTCGTGTTCGAGGGTAGGGGCAAGCTGATAGAGGGCAGGGTCTACGCGAGCCTCGTGAGGGCCCGGAAGGCCAAGGCTGAGATCTTCCATTCGGCACTTGAGTCGAACGTTTTCGGGCTCGGTGGGGGGATAAACTTCTCCTTTTCGAGGGAGCTTCTCCCTGAGGAGGACGTGCTGATAGTTGCACACCGCGCCATCTCTCCCAGGGAGCTCCTTCGCCTGCTCGTGAGGGAAAACCCCTTCGGAGGGGAGGGCTTCGAGTGCATCGCCGGTCACGGGAGGTACGGAATACGGCTCGCACTCGACGCCCCCATGAGGCCGGACGTTGGCGAAGAGGGCCACTTTGAGGTGGTGTTAAAGAAAAGGAGCTAAATAACCTCTCTCCTGTCGATGATGTGCCCCAGCTCGGGCCCGGTCTTTATGAGGGCCACTGGAACTCCAACGCGCTCCTCTACCTCCTCCACGAACTCCTTTGCCTTTTTCGGCAGTTTGTCGTAGTCTGTCACGCCAAAAGCATCTTTGTCGTACTTGTCAAGCATCGTTAAAGCGAGCATCGTTGCCCCGTTGATCCTGGCGGAGTAGCGGGCGAACTCGAAGTCGAACCAGCCGACGCGCCTCCTCCTGCCTGTTACAGTCCCGTACTCGACGAGACCGAGCTTCTCCGCTTCCTCCTGGCTCATCTCCGTCGGAAACGGCCCGGCACCGACCCTCGTCGGGAAGCTCTTGAAGACGACTATGACATCATCAACCCTCGTCGGTCCCACTCCGACGTCGCTCGCTATCGCTGAGGCGGTTGTGTCCTTGGAGGTAACGTAGGGATAGGTGCCGTAGTAGAGGCTCAGCCCGAAGCCCTGCGTCCCCTCGATGAGGACGAGCTTCCCCTCGTCGAGCGCGTCGTTCACTTCCGCGGCAACATCCGTCAGGTAGGGCTCAAGCTCGGGAATATCCCTCGCGAGCCTTGCCTTCCTCATGACCCTGTCCGCGTTAGCCGGCCCGCAGCCGCTTCCCGTCGTCCCTATCTTCTCATGTAGGTGGCTGTTGGAGCGGTCGAGTTGCCTGTGCCTCTCCTCGATTATCGCGCAGCGGTGGTCTATTCCAACCCTCTCGGCGACTTTGAAGTCCCCGAGGTGTTCGAGTTCGTGGAAGAAAACCTCCGGGTCAACGAGAACGCCGGCCCCGACGAGGAGCCTCGCCTTGGTCTGCATGAAACCCGTTGGAAGCTGTCTCACCGCGTACTTCTTTCCGTTGATAAAAACGCTGTGGCCCGCGTTCGTCCCAACGCCGCCGCGCGCTATGACCTCGGGCTCGTCCTTCAGGGCGAGGTACGCTATGATAGAACCCTTGCCCTCGTCACCCCATTGACCGCCAACGACTATGTAGCTCGGCATGGCTCCTTACCAACGTTTAAGTCAAGAGGGCCCTTATAATGCTTTCGAATTAGGCATTTTTGCGTCAATGCCTGAGGCGGAACACCTGAAAAAGGTTAAAACTCTTGAGTAACACCAACGGTTGGGGATCGGAATGAGGAACAAGCTGATCGTCGTCACCGGCGGGGCTGGATTCATAGGTTCTCACATCGCCTGGGAGCTCGTCAAGGACAACGATGTGATCGTTATCGATAACCTTTACACCGGCAAGCCTGAGAACGTTCCGCCCGGGGCGAAGCTGGTTAAGGCCGATATAAGGGACTACAGCGCAATAGCCGAGCTGATAAGCCAAGCTGACTACGTCTTCCACGAGGCGGCGCAGGTTAGCGTCGTTGAGAGCATTCGCGACCCTGTTTTCACGGAGGAGGTAAACGTTCTCGGAACCCTCAACATCATCAGAGCTCTCCTCGAAGGGCACGGAAAGCTCATATTCGCCTCCTCGGCCGCCGTCTACGGCGACAACCCCAACCTTCCGCTGAAGGAAACCGAACGACCGAGACCGCTCTCGCCCTACGGCGTGACGAAAGCTACCGCTGAAGAGTACCTTCGCGTTTACCACGAACTCTACGGTTTGCCCGTCGTCGCGCTCCGCTACTTCAACGTCTTCGGGCCGAGGCAGAGCTTTAATCAGTACGCGGGAGTGATAAGCATATTCATCAACAGGGCCTTGGCAG belongs to Thermococcus sp. AM4 and includes:
- a CDS encoding SDR family oxidoreductase, which produces MRNKLIVVTGGAGFIGSHIAWELVKDNDVIVIDNLYTGKPENVPPGAKLVKADIRDYSAIAELISQADYVFHEAAQVSVVESIRDPVFTEEVNVLGTLNIIRALLEGHGKLIFASSAAVYGDNPNLPLKETERPRPLSPYGVTKATAEEYLRVYHELYGLPVVALRYFNVFGPRQSFNQYAGVISIFINRALAGEPLVIFGDGKQTRDFIYVKDVVRANLLVAESRKANGRVFNVATGRQTSILELAMKIIEITGTTSSIIFDKPRPGDIRHSLADISEIRKLGFEPEFSLEEGLKKTVEFFRETGKRAE
- a CDS encoding adenylosuccinate synthetase, which produces MPSYIVVGGQWGDEGKGSIIAYLALKDEPEVIARGGVGTNAGHSVFINGKKYAVRQLPTGFMQTKARLLVGAGVLVDPEVFFHELEHLGDFKVAERVGIDHRCAIIEERHRQLDRSNSHLHEKIGTTGSGCGPANADRVMRKARLARDIPELEPYLTDVAAEVNDALDEGKLVLIEGTQGFGLSLYYGTYPYVTSKDTTASAIASDVGVGPTRVDDVIVVFKSFPTRVGAGPFPTEMSQEEAEKLGLVEYGTVTGRRRRVGWFDFEFARYSARINGATMLALTMLDKYDKDAFGVTDYDKLPKKAKEFVEEVEERVGVPVALIKTGPELGHIIDRREVI